A single window of Eleginops maclovinus isolate JMC-PN-2008 ecotype Puerto Natales chromosome 19, JC_Emac_rtc_rv5, whole genome shotgun sequence DNA harbors:
- the cln8 gene encoding protein CLN8, whose translation MDPDQQTSPLPHPSAEYLSWDYRLQLIGLGFGFYAGIFLLCHPLSGAFSSTYNSLIAKEKVFWNLAATRAVFGIQSTVVGLRCLVEDSALTRDKVRGQEDWSWFNVLTATGFFVFENVALHVSSVVFRSFDLPLAMHHFFALSGYAGAVMWDSMGHFLPMVTLLLEMSTPFTCISWMLLKAGWTRTLLWRANQWVMVHTFHCRMVLTYHMWWVSLTHLNELITHVAMPMLLQFFTGLALLTFILNPIWTHKKTMQLLNPVDWNFGNKPAPVNCAAEGHSEGSVKPHAS comes from the exons ATGGATCCTGATCAACAGACCAGCCCTCTCCCCCATCCCAGTGCAGAGTACTTGTCTTGGGACTACCGCCTTCAGCTTATTGGCCTTGGCTTTGGCTTCTATGCAGGAATATTTCTCCTCTGCCACCCCCTGTCTGGGGCCTTCTCCAGCACCTACAACTCCCTGATAGCTAAGGAGAAGGTTTTCTGGAACCTCGCTGCAACTCGGGCAGTTTTTGGCATCCAGAGCACCGTGGTGGGCCTCCGATGCCTGGTTGAGGACTCAGCATTAACCAGAGACAAAGTGAGAGGGCAAGAAGACTGGTCCTGGTTCAATGTCCTCACAGCCACtggtttctttgtgtttgagaATGTAGCTCTTCATGTTTCCAGTGTGGTGTTTCGATCATTTGATCTGCCACTGGCGATGCACCACTTCTTTGCCCTGTCAGGATACGCAGGAGCAGTGATGTGGGATTCAATGGGCCACTTTTTGCCGATGGTTACACTGCTGCTGGAGATGAGCACGCCTTTCACATGTATATCCTGGATGTTACTGAAG GCTGGATGGACACGCACCCTGCTTTGGAGAGCCAACCAGTGGGTGATGGTCCACACTTTCCACTGTCGCATGGTGCTCACATACCATATGTGGTGGGTGAGTTTGACCCACTTGAACGAGCTCATTACCCATGTGGCCATGCCCATGCTCCTCCAATTCTTCACTGGCCTCGCTCTGCTCACGTTCATCCTCAACCCTATCTGGACGCACAAGAAGACCATGCAGCTGCTCAATCCTGTGGACTGGAACTTTGGAAACAAACCTGCACCTGTAAACTGCGCCGCTGAGGGTCACTCTGAAGGTTCTGTCAAACCCCACGCCAGCTGA